Proteins encoded within one genomic window of Streptomyces profundus:
- a CDS encoding ATP-binding protein produces the protein MTSLLEDPLLWVLLVVLIAAVFAVTRARRTNIQLRASNNALTGDLTTVQGQLAELRAVHSSASSRHTSDLEEVRKDAEAATKATLKSAVGTLATLAEEQLALLDELQQKYGDDRAYLADLMLVDHTGSQFSRRTKGISVLCGGWLGRRDRDASVYDVARSAQGRIRSFERVRIHSQANVAVSNRAVEPIAMVLAELLDNATKYSAPGSPVEINIQVVPTGICLIVDDAGLGMDQETKARAASLLTTGGAVDITSLGDPPKFGFALSGKLAAHYGFHVSVDAVSPYGGVRAVIRVPESLLTAEVPAPAAVVFDRSDNDEAEEVKPTPIASLVVGQTAGGLPKRRRRRNGAVSVVASPPNPSSEADGTSEETATRLKAFARGTMLGRDSDNAEGPQSQ, from the coding sequence ATGACGTCTTTGTTAGAGGATCCACTCCTGTGGGTCCTACTCGTGGTGCTCATCGCTGCGGTCTTCGCAGTGACACGAGCACGGAGAACCAATATCCAGCTCAGGGCGAGCAACAACGCCCTGACCGGCGACCTGACCACCGTGCAGGGCCAGCTCGCCGAACTCCGGGCGGTCCACTCGTCGGCGAGCTCCCGGCACACCTCCGATCTTGAGGAGGTGCGCAAGGACGCCGAGGCGGCGACCAAGGCCACCCTGAAGTCGGCCGTCGGCACGCTGGCGACCCTGGCGGAGGAGCAACTGGCCCTGTTGGACGAACTCCAGCAGAAATACGGTGACGACCGCGCCTACCTGGCCGACCTGATGCTGGTCGACCACACCGGCAGCCAGTTCAGCCGTCGCACCAAGGGCATCTCGGTGCTCTGCGGCGGCTGGCTCGGCCGGCGCGACCGCGACGCCTCGGTGTACGACGTGGCGCGCAGCGCCCAGGGCCGGATCCGCAGCTTCGAGCGGGTGCGCATCCACTCGCAGGCCAACGTCGCCGTCAGCAACCGGGCGGTCGAACCCATCGCCATGGTGCTGGCCGAACTGCTCGACAACGCGACCAAGTACAGCGCCCCCGGCTCGCCCGTCGAGATCAACATCCAGGTCGTCCCCACGGGCATCTGCCTGATCGTGGACGACGCCGGCCTCGGTATGGACCAGGAGACGAAGGCCCGCGCCGCGTCCCTGCTCACGACGGGCGGGGCCGTGGACATCACCAGCCTCGGCGACCCGCCCAAGTTCGGCTTCGCCCTCTCGGGGAAGCTCGCCGCCCACTACGGGTTCCATGTCTCCGTGGACGCCGTCTCGCCCTACGGCGGCGTGCGGGCCGTGATCCGGGTGCCGGAGAGCCTGCTGACGGCGGAGGTCCCGGCCCCCGCGGCCGTCGTGTTCGACCGATCCGACAACGACGAGGCGGAGGAGGTCAAGCCGACCCCGATCGCCTCCCTGGTCGTCGGGCAGACGGCCGGGGGCCTCCCCAAGCGCCGCCGGCGCCGCAACGGGGCCGTCAGCGTGGTGGCCTCGCCCCCCAACCCGTCGTCCGAAGCGGACGGAACCAGCGAGGAGACGGCCACACGCCTCAAGGCGTTCGCTCGCGGAACCATGCTCGGCCGAGACTCAGACAACGCGGAAGGACCTCAGAGCCAGTGA
- a CDS encoding roadblock/LC7 domain-containing protein, translating to MSANLSWVLNDVLEVRGAHHAILVSADGLLMQRSDGIGRDDAERNAAAMSSLQSLCRSVASFVGEGGLWKQTLIEFDGGWIFLIAGGRGSYLAVSTTLDVDMEAMSIRMQKTVSALAKAMSAELRETTGADA from the coding sequence GTGAGCGCCAATCTGTCCTGGGTGTTGAACGACGTGCTCGAAGTACGTGGGGCACACCACGCCATCCTTGTCTCGGCGGACGGTCTGCTCATGCAACGCTCCGACGGCATCGGCCGTGACGACGCCGAACGGAACGCCGCCGCGATGAGCTCGCTCCAGTCGCTCTGCCGCAGCGTGGCCTCCTTCGTCGGTGAGGGCGGGCTGTGGAAGCAGACGCTGATCGAGTTCGACGGTGGATGGATCTTCCTGATCGCCGGCGGCCGGGGCTCCTACCTCGCCGTCTCCACCACCCTGGACGTCGATATGGAGGCGATGTCGATCCGGATGCAGAAGACCGTGAGCGCGCTGGCCAAGGCGATGAGCGCGGAGCTGCGCGAGACCACGGGCGCGGACGCATGA
- a CDS encoding DUF742 domain-containing protein, whose amino-acid sequence MTWPREDTPGTSGFVRSYVITGGRRLPSESELALHALVCLAPDRKLPRGASPEVRAIWELCEGGYLSVAEVAGHLGLPVGVTRLLLSDLSDQGHLLRRAEPAPAQRVPRPILEKVLHGLEALNIG is encoded by the coding sequence ATGACCTGGCCCCGCGAGGACACCCCAGGGACCAGCGGCTTCGTCCGCTCCTACGTCATCACGGGCGGCCGTCGCCTCCCCTCGGAAAGCGAGCTGGCGCTCCACGCCCTGGTCTGCCTGGCCCCCGACCGGAAGCTGCCGCGCGGGGCCAGCCCCGAGGTGCGGGCCATCTGGGAGCTGTGCGAGGGCGGCTACCTCTCGGTCGCCGAGGTCGCCGGGCATCTGGGACTGCCGGTCGGCGTCACCCGGCTGCTGCTGTCCGACCTGTCCGACCAGGGCCACCTCCTGCGCCGCGCCGAACCGGCCCCGGCCCAGCGCGTTCCCCGACCGATTCTCGAGAAGGTTCTTCATGGACTCGAAGCCCTCAACATCGGCTAA